The genomic segment CGCGACCCAAGTCACCCAACAGCGCCTCGGCGCCGAGCTCCACGCCGTCGAGCTCCACACGCACGATTTGGGACGCCCGAAACCCCATCGTCGATTCCCGCGCGCCCACGCTGTATCCGTCGGCATCAGGTGACACCAGAAACGCACTGATGCCGTCCTCCCCGGTGCGAGCGAAGACGACGACGAGCCCGGCGCGGCGGCCGTTGGTGACCCACCGCTTTTCGCCACTCAGCCTCCACCCGGTCTCAGATCGCTCCGCCTTCGTGCAGATCGAGCCCGCGTCACTGCCCGCCTCCGGCTCGGAGAGGGCAAACGCCCCGAGCAACGCACCCGAGGCGAGCCCAGGCAGCCAACGCCGCTTTTGATCGTCGCTGCCGTACCGCCGCAACATGCTGGCTACAGGTCCGTTGTGGATCGCCACCGAGAGCGCCACCGAGGCATCACCCCAGGCCAGCTCCTCGAGCACGAGCAAGTAGCTGTCCAGATCGAAGTCGAGCCCGCCGTACTCCTCCGGAATCAACATCCCGAGGAATCCGAGCTCCGCGAGCTTGTCGAACACCGCCTCGTCGAGGTCACGGGCGCTGTCCCACTCAGCGGATGCGCCTCGCAGCTCACCCTCGGCGAACTCGTGGGCGAGCGCCTGGATCCCGAGCTGTTCTTGCGTCCAAGTCATCGTCGACTACTCATAGCCGTAGAAGCCACGGCCGCTTTTTCGGCCATGCCAGCCCGCCGCGACGTACTTGCGCAGCAGCGGAGACGGCCGGTATCGGTCGTCCCCCAACTCACGGTGCAGCACTTCGAGGATGTTCAGGCAAGTATCCAGCCCGATCAGGTCGGCGAGCTCCAATGGACCCATGGGGTGGTT from the Gemmatimonadota bacterium genome contains:
- a CDS encoding acyl-CoA dehydrogenase family protein, whose protein sequence is MTWTQEQLGIQALAHEFAEGELRGASAEWDSARDLDEAVFDKLAELGFLGMLIPEEYGGLDFDLDSYLLVLEELAWGDASVALSVAIHNGPVASMLRRYGSDDQKRRWLPGLASGALLGAFALSEPEAGSDAGSICTKAERSETGWRLSGEKRWVTNGRRAGLVVVFARTGEDGISAFLVSPDADGYSVGARESTMGFRASQIVRVELDGVELGAEALLGDLGRGLPYALEALDLGRAGIAAQAVGIGRSALEHAAKYALERKQFGRAIADFGATQAKLAEMARKLTGARLLAHHAGAAIEAANRGSGHSRTGTDGVTSRAAIAKLAASEAATWSADEAIQIFGGYGYMRHYPVEQLLRDAKGTEIYEGTNEIMRVVIAREVLRDAASD